In the genome of Paenibacillus pabuli, the window ATGCTGCTCAATAAAGCAGTCAATCCTCAAGCATTCTTCCTCCAAATCAGGCGCTGTTCCATCAAAGAATTCGATCTGCTGAGGATCAAGCTGGATCAGCGAGAATAGATCCTCGTTCAGCATTTGATAACAGCTTCCTTCAACTTCTTTGCTCACGCCCACCCATTCATCCAGACTCACAATCTTCAGATGGCGAGTTTCAGCTTGTATCCCGGCGTCTTCGGCTAATGTCAAGTAGCTCTTCTGCGGCGTGCTGCCTGAGGCCAAACAAAACACCGCATGATCATCCGATAAATGGACCTTCATCTCTGCAGCAACTGCCGCTGCAACGTTCTCTTCTGTTTCAAAAATTCGAATCATTCTGCTAACCTCCTATCCGGATATGACGTGGATCATTTCATTCTGAAGCGAGAGTACAGCAGCTCCAACCGCAGTCGAATGGTACATATCACTGTAAGTAATCGTTGGGGTCCATTCCACATATTGCCCGACGTAATATCTTGTTCTCTCCAAAATCCGCTCGGGGAACAGCGCTGCCGTCTTGCCGCTGATAATAACCTGTTCGATGTCCAGAACGCTGATGATATTGATCATGGTGAGGGCAAGATGTTTGCCCACGTAATCTGCGCAAGCTTCGACTTCCGAGTCTGAACCAAGATCATACCTGCTTAACAAATGCTGCATTCCCAACCTGCTCTCCAGCCAACCGACGGAAGACGGCGACCGCCGGTATTCCGGATCGAAGCACATATACTCCAGTTCTCCCGCGCTTGCATTGAACCCTCTGTGAAGTCTCTTATTGAGAATCAGACCGCCCCCGATCCCTTCTCCAACCGCAATATGCACGATATCCGTCGGTGCTTGGCCAGCGTTCTCCAGATTGCGAAACTCCGCCACAGTAGCGGCATTTACATCGTTCTCAAGGAGAATAGGCAAGTTCACACGGTCCATGAAATTCCGGATGATCTGCTCGTACGGATAATCCTGTTCCTTATAATCCTGAATTCGCATTCTGATCGTTTTCTTTCTGGTGTTAATCGCTCCGTCAACCCCGACGCCGATGCCTACGACAATGCTGTTTGTCTTTGTTGCTGCATCTTTCATGCGCGAAATGATATTCTCAAAAATCGAGACAAACGGTTCGGTATAAAATGGAACGTCGGTTTCCACGGAATATGAATCAATAATTTTGCTGTAAAGGTTGATCAGCACGGCCGTTATTCTTTTGCCTATAATTTGAATTCCGATCGTTACGTAGCTGTTTTCATTAAACCGGTAAACCGTTCTTTTTCTTCCCAAACCGCCAGAGCCTTCCCGACTCTCTCCGGTTGTGGTCAACAGCCCGATTTCTTCAAAGAAATTGACGATTTTGCTGACGGTTACAAAACTCATTGCCGTTTTTTCCGCGATTTCTACCTTGGCCAATTCCGGATTTTGCATCAGAATATCAAAGATGATCTTTCGATTCTCATCCTTGATATCATTCGGCAAAAAAGACTTCATCTTCTTCCCCTCCTTTTTTACGAAACATAATTAATTAATAAGATTAAATAATTAGAGAAAAATATAAAGACCATAAACGATCTTTGTACAATCATATTACATACCTCTTGTAACCGCTGTCAAGTGTTTTCTTTTCGGAAGCCGCCGATTCACCGTAACTGTACTTATATTGTGCTAATGCGGCTTGGCTGTGCTGCAGGTACCTTGGAGGAATTATCGTCAGTGAAAATATTGTTATCGTCCATCACCTGGATATGTGCAGCTGGAGTCGCTGTTGCTTTAGCCTTGGTCGGGGTCTCATATCGATTTGCATACAGTAAAGAAACTTCAAAAGCTTCAAATGCCGCATATTGATCAATAATTATCCACTAACAAGTAAAACAGGGCTTTGTATATACATACAACGCCTCTCTTTCTTTTTTCATCCATTTTGTCCAGCGCCATGTCTGTTCCAATACCAAAGTGTAGATGACAAAAAACCGGCCGTCTTCCTTTCCCTCCCAACTGGGTAAAACGGAAAATTGATGTTCTGTGAAAATGAAGTTTTAATCTGGGTCCAACAAATAAAGCAGCGACAGAGCAAGACTTGATAAATAAAGTCTTAGCCTGCCGCTGTTGTTGTTCAATTATCGTTTCCCGTTAGTTTAGTCAGGGATTTCCGATTAATCCGGTAACATCATATCCCTAACCATTTTAGTTCGTAACCATGTCATAAAGAAAAAATCCAAAAATAAGTTCGGAAATTTAAGCACCATTTTAAGCATTGGTGGATCAATTGAAACGCCAGCTTTTTGTATTGCCCTTAGATACGCTTTTTTTAAAGTGACTCTGCAAGGTACAGAGTTTGCAGGAAGTGTATTTGACCTGTTGCGCGGCCCACGCTGGACGCTTTTGGCTTTTGTAAACCGCCCAGATCATCTTTCTTTGGAGACCTTCACCTACGACGAACTCCATGTGCATTGCATCCTGCCATCGAACGTCGAGGGGTCGGAAGGCATAATAGACACAGCTGGGAATGCTTATCGAATTTACGATGTATCAAGTAATGAATTCGTATTGATTCGTCCCGACGGTTACATCGCACTGCGTACCTCCATTGATGCTACCGCATCGATTTCGAATTACTTGAATTCCATTTATCGCACAAACTGATTAAGACAAGCCGGCAGGATTCTTTTCAACATCTCATAGGGCTGCCGGCTCTTATATTCGTTTAATTTAGGTTATGGGAAGAACTGACAACAAAAGACTTTGGAGAGCGACTTAATGTAAATTCCAATCGAACCGCTCCTCTGTCCGCATAATAAATCCATTTTATGTACTCTAAAATATTGTACCTTTAAAAGGTTATTTCATTGTTAAGCGGAGTTTTTTTCGGACCCAAGCAACATAGCCATCCCACAGAGTGGGACGGCTTTAAACTGGCTATATTTGTGTTCGTAGTTATGAGGGTACCAGTCGTAACTCAAAGCTTTCTTTTCACGATGCTATCCTTTGCGTCGGGCTGTCCGTACGATTCCATCAACAACAGTTTCAAACAACTGTTCCGGCAGATCATGTCCCATGCCTTCAAGTAACATGAATTCTGCACCAGAGATGGCATGAGCCGTGTCTTTTCCGCATGCTGGGACAAACATAGGGTCATCCACCCCATGGATTACTAATGATGGAACATTTACTTTTGCCAATTGAGGACGACGGTCTCCAGAAACAGCAATAGCTGCAATTTGCCGCCCTACACTCCCCGGATCATAAGCTCGCTGAACCTCTTCTCGAATAATTGAATGGTATTCGTTCTCGTCAAATGGATAACCTGTACCGGCAATACGTCTGGCCAAAGCAGCACTATGAGCTAAGTATCCTGCCTCATCCTCCATTGGGTTTGGTGCCGGCCGAGTCATTAACTCCATTACATCAGGCGATGTTGGTGGGAGTTCGGGATTTCCTGTTGTTGACATGATGGAAGTAAGAGATAAAATACGCTCCGGATATCGGCTGGCAACAAGCTGAGCAATCATGCCGCCCATCGAGCGTCCAACGACATGCGCCTTTTGTATTCCAAGAGCATCTAGCAGTCCAATCGTATCATCAGACATATCGTTGAGCGTGTATGGAATAACCGGGTGCTGTCCCGACATTAGAGTTTTTGCGAGTGCTTCAAAATCTAACGTAGCGTAATGGTTAAAGTGTGTAGATAGGCCGGTATCACGATTGTCAAAGCGAATGACTCGAAATCCGCGCGCCGCCAACATCTCACAAAATGGAACGGTCCACCGGATCATTTGGGTTCCAAGCCCGGCAATCAGAAGAATGGTTTCGTCCTTTTCGTTGCCATAGCTATCATAGGCGATATCAATACCGTTTACTTTTATTAACATATTCATTGTGTTATTCTCCTGAAATTCAATATTTTGGTAACTTTGTGATGGTCAATAGTCGAGAATCTTCAATGGCCGCAGTTCGATGTCCAATCTTCCGCTAATGGGTTGGTTAGGGGTTTAGTTTGGGCGAGATGTATAGTCTGCGGTTTCACGAAAACGCACCTAACTCCATTCCTATATGAATGCACCCTTGGCTAAAGTTTTAATATAGTCTCTGATACCCGGTGTCCAATCATCAATTAATCCATAAAAGAGATCCTCATTCCCGGCATACAATGCTCTCAAAGCCTCCTCATACTGAGGGAAATCGCCAGCCATTGCTGTCATAAAATGATAACTTGCTTCTTGTGCGACGCGAACTTTACTTTCGTTCTCTCCCATGCGCCGAGCTTCATCAATCAGTTTTCGCAGCGTTACGGAAGCTCCTCCGGG includes:
- a CDS encoding alpha/beta fold hydrolase produces the protein MNMLIKVNGIDIAYDSYGNEKDETILLIAGLGTQMIRWTVPFCEMLAARGFRVIRFDNRDTGLSTHFNHYATLDFEALAKTLMSGQHPVIPYTLNDMSDDTIGLLDALGIQKAHVVGRSMGGMIAQLVASRYPERILSLTSIMSTTGNPELPPTSPDVMELMTRPAPNPMEDEAGYLAHSAALARRIAGTGYPFDENEYHSIIREEVQRAYDPGSVGRQIAAIAVSGDRRPQLAKVNVPSLVIHGVDDPMFVPACGKDTAHAISGAEFMLLEGMGHDLPEQLFETVVDGIVRTARRKG
- a CDS encoding 6-phosphogluconolactonase, whose protein sequence is MIRIFETEENVAAAVAAEMKVHLSDDHAVFCLASGSTPQKSYLTLAEDAGIQAETRHLKIVSLDEWVGVSKEVEGSCYQMLNEDLFSLIQLDPQQIEFFDGTAPDLEEECLRIDCFIEQHPITFSLMGVGMNGHIGLNEPGSPTLSHSSVVDLSPTTRTVAQKYFRQPTRLDKGITLGLGQIAASKRVIVVITGEHKAGVVQDIFTNPDAKLPAQELLGYEHIDFFLDSEAAKYIKE
- a CDS encoding ROK family transcriptional regulator, which encodes MKSFLPNDIKDENRKIIFDILMQNPELAKVEIAEKTAMSFVTVSKIVNFFEEIGLLTTTGESREGSGGLGRKRTVYRFNENSYVTIGIQIIGKRITAVLINLYSKIIDSYSVETDVPFYTEPFVSIFENIISRMKDAATKTNSIVVGIGVGVDGAINTRKKTIRMRIQDYKEQDYPYEQIIRNFMDRVNLPILLENDVNAATVAEFRNLENAGQAPTDIVHIAVGEGIGGGLILNKRLHRGFNASAGELEYMCFDPEYRRSPSSVGWLESRLGMQHLLSRYDLGSDSEVEACADYVGKHLALTMINIISVLDIEQVIISGKTAALFPERILERTRYYVGQYVEWTPTITYSDMYHSTAVGAAVLSLQNEMIHVISG